From the Penaeus chinensis breed Huanghai No. 1 chromosome 28, ASM1920278v2, whole genome shotgun sequence genome, one window contains:
- the LOC125039821 gene encoding N-acylneuraminate cytidylyltransferase A-like isoform X1 — MTAWRDKNSKMHITGLVLARGGSKGIKNKNLALLDNQPLLLRTLGIMHNAKCFSSIWVSTDSEKIAECARKGGAKVHWRAGFTATDDAPSLVAVQEFVQYHPDIEVVCLVQCTSPFTKPCYLQWGLQKIVNGYDSVFSVTRKHYLRWAEGEETFPQNFDPRQRPSRQNWAGELCENGMFYYTRVGLLKQGLLQGGRCGYIEIPPENSIDIDTPLDLIIAEQLVNKQT, encoded by the exons ATGACCGCATGGAGAGATAAAA ATTCGAAAATGCACATCACAGGCTTAGTCTTGGCCAGAGGAGGCAGCAAAGGAATCAAGAATAAGAATCTCGCCCTCCTAGATAACCAGCCACTTTTGTTGCGGACACTGGGCATAATGCACAATGCTAAAT GTTTCAGCAGCATATGGGTAAGCACCGACAGCGAAAAGATAGCTGAGTGTGCACGTAAGGGGGGAGCAAAGGTGCACTGGAGAGCAGGATTCACAGCGACTGATGATGCTCCCTCGCTGGTGGCCGTGCAGGAGTTTGTGCAGTACCATCCAG ACATTGAGGTGGTTTGTCTTGTACAGTGTACATCGCCCTTTACGAAACCATGCTACCTACAATGGGGTCTTCAGAAGATTGTGAATGGCTATGACTCCGTCTTCTCGGTTACAAGAAAGCATTATCTCAGATGGGCTGAAG GTGAGGAGACTTTCCCACAAAACTTTGATCCTCGTCAGCGTCCCAGCCGGCAGAACTGGGCTGGGGAACTGTGCGAGAACGGGATGTTCTATTACACCCGAGTTGGTCTCCTGAAACAAGGGCTTCTGCAAGGGGGACG ATGTGGATACATTGAAATACCACCGGAGAAtagcatagacatagacacacctCTAGACCTCATCATTGCCGAGCAGCTAGTCAACAAACAAACTTGA
- the LOC125039821 gene encoding N-acylneuraminate cytidylyltransferase A-like isoform X2, whose protein sequence is MHITGLVLARGGSKGIKNKNLALLDNQPLLLRTLGIMHNAKCFSSIWVSTDSEKIAECARKGGAKVHWRAGFTATDDAPSLVAVQEFVQYHPDIEVVCLVQCTSPFTKPCYLQWGLQKIVNGYDSVFSVTRKHYLRWAEGEETFPQNFDPRQRPSRQNWAGELCENGMFYYTRVGLLKQGLLQGGRCGYIEIPPENSIDIDTPLDLIIAEQLVNKQT, encoded by the exons ATGCACATCACAGGCTTAGTCTTGGCCAGAGGAGGCAGCAAAGGAATCAAGAATAAGAATCTCGCCCTCCTAGATAACCAGCCACTTTTGTTGCGGACACTGGGCATAATGCACAATGCTAAAT GTTTCAGCAGCATATGGGTAAGCACCGACAGCGAAAAGATAGCTGAGTGTGCACGTAAGGGGGGAGCAAAGGTGCACTGGAGAGCAGGATTCACAGCGACTGATGATGCTCCCTCGCTGGTGGCCGTGCAGGAGTTTGTGCAGTACCATCCAG ACATTGAGGTGGTTTGTCTTGTACAGTGTACATCGCCCTTTACGAAACCATGCTACCTACAATGGGGTCTTCAGAAGATTGTGAATGGCTATGACTCCGTCTTCTCGGTTACAAGAAAGCATTATCTCAGATGGGCTGAAG GTGAGGAGACTTTCCCACAAAACTTTGATCCTCGTCAGCGTCCCAGCCGGCAGAACTGGGCTGGGGAACTGTGCGAGAACGGGATGTTCTATTACACCCGAGTTGGTCTCCTGAAACAAGGGCTTCTGCAAGGGGGACG ATGTGGATACATTGAAATACCACCGGAGAAtagcatagacatagacacacctCTAGACCTCATCATTGCCGAGCAGCTAGTCAACAAACAAACTTGA